The Geotoga petraea genome segment AATTATTCAAGGGGGGAAGATTATGAAAAATATTGATATTTCTAACGCAATGAAAGTAAAGTTAGATAACAAGTTACCTGAGTACCCTGAATTTGTAGACGGTATAAGAAGGGCACCAAAAAGAGAATTGAATCTATCAAAAAATGAAATTAAACTTGCTTTAAAGAATGCTTTGAGGTATATTCCTGAAGAATTACACGAAAAATTAGCTCCGGAATTTTTAGAAGAGTTGAAAACGAGAGGAAGGATTTATGGATACAGGTTTAGGCCAGAAGGGGAAATAAAGGGGAAGCCAATTGAAGAATACAAAGGAAAAATTACAGAAGCGAAAGCTTTTCAGGTTATGATAGACAACAACCTTGATTTTGACGTTGCGCTTTATCCATATGAATTGGTGACATATGGAGAAACAGGACAAGTTTGCCAAAATTGGATGCAATATAGATTAATAAAAAAATATTTAGAAATTATGACAGATGAACAAACACTTGTTGTCGAATCAGGACATCCTTTAGGCCTTTTCAAATCTCATAAAATGGCTCCAAGAGTTGTTATAACAAATGCCCTAATGGTCGGTCAATTTGATGATCAAGAAAACTGGATTAGAGCTCAAGCGTTAGGTGTTGCTAATTATGGGCAAATGACAGCTGGAGGATGGATGTATATAGGTCCTCAAGGTATTGTTCATGGAACTTTTAACACCATTTTAAATGCTGGAAGACAAAAATTAGGTATTCCAGATGATGGTGATCTAAGAGGGAAATTATATGTTACATCAGGGCTTGGCGGGATGAGTGGCGCACAAGCTAAATCTGTTGAAATTGCCAATGGAGTTGGTATTATCGCAGAAGTGGATAAATCAAGAATAGACACAAGATATAAACAAGGTTGGGTTTCAAAGGTTACCGATAACAGAAAAGAGGCCTTTGATTTGGCAAAAGAATATATGGAAAAAGAAGAGACAGTTTCTATTGCTTATTATGGAAACATTGTTGATCTTTTAGAATACGCAGTTGAAAAAAACATTCATATCGATTTATTGAGTGATCAAACATCGTGTCATGCACCATATGACGGAGGATACTGTCCCGTACAATTAACTTTTGAAGAAAGAACAGAATTGCTCGATACAGA includes the following:
- a CDS encoding urocanate hydratase produces the protein MKNIDISNAMKVKLDNKLPEYPEFVDGIRRAPKRELNLSKNEIKLALKNALRYIPEELHEKLAPEFLEELKTRGRIYGYRFRPEGEIKGKPIEEYKGKITEAKAFQVMIDNNLDFDVALYPYELVTYGETGQVCQNWMQYRLIKKYLEIMTDEQTLVVESGHPLGLFKSHKMAPRVVITNALMVGQFDDQENWIRAQALGVANYGQMTAGGWMYIGPQGIVHGTFNTILNAGRQKLGIPDDGDLRGKLYVTSGLGGMSGAQAKSVEIANGVGIIAEVDKSRIDTRYKQGWVSKVTDNRKEAFDLAKEYMEKEETVSIAYYGNIVDLLEYAVEKNIHIDLLSDQTSCHAPYDGGYCPVQLTFEERTELLDTDKEKFKELVDKTLIRHFEAINKLVKKGTYFFDYGNSFMKAVFDAGATEIAKNGKDTNEGFIFPSYVEDIMGPMLFDYGYGPFRWVCLSGKKEDLHKTDQAAMSCIDPNRRGQDRDNYIWIRDAEKNNLVVGTQARILYQDAIGRMNIALKFNEMVRNGEVGPIMIGRDHHDTGGTDSPYRETSNIKDGSNIMADMATQCFAGNASRGMSLVSLHNGGGVGIGKAINGGFGLVLDGSEKVDNIIRMAIPWDVMGGVARRAWARNENSISTSAEYNEIYKDGNHITLPFIADDELVEKLVDKEF